A stretch of the Numenius arquata unplaced genomic scaffold, bNumArq3.hap1.1 HAP1_SCAFFOLD_1571, whole genome shotgun sequence genome encodes the following:
- the RNF212B gene encoding LOW QUALITY PROTEIN: E3 ubiquitin-protein ligase RNF212B (The sequence of the model RefSeq protein was modified relative to this genomic sequence to represent the inferred CDS: inserted 1 base in 1 codon), whose protein sequence is MDWFHCNRCFXQEGAAFAVTSCGHVLCEACRGAGPCPLCAAECRYLPLSDKMRPQEKLFFKSPAAIALRRLAQLSQAWRFQRAQEELLLARHREAARRARAALEETRQLLETRQRELESLRRENGELRRAQVSPGWRGGSR, encoded by the exons ATGGACTGGTTCCACTGCAACCGCTGCT CGCAAGAGGGAGCCGCCTTCGCCGTCACCAGCTGCGGCCACGTCCTCTGCGAGGCCTGCAGGGGCGCAG GTCCCTGCCCGCTctgcgccgccgagtgccgctACCTCCCCCTCAGCGACAAG ATGAGGCCGCAGGAGAAGCTCTTCTTCAAGAGCCCGGCGGCCATCGCCCTGCGGCGCCTGGCCCAGCTCTcccag GCCTGGCGCTTCCAgcgggcgcaggaggagctgctgctggccaggcACAGGGAGGCCGCTCGCCGGGCACGGGCGGCGCTGGAGGAGACGCGGCAGCTGCTGGAGACGCGGCAACG ggagctggagtCGCTGCGCCGGGAGAACGGGGAGCTGCGCCGGGCTCAg GTCTCCCCGGGCTGGCGCGGGGGCAgcaggtga